One window from the genome of Acidihalobacter ferrooxydans encodes:
- the dsbG gene encoding thiol:disulfide interchange protein DsbG produces the protein MKLNRTFRFCILAASLLISAPSFAAESTSSPPILAKLPGHPEVLSSEPVKGTNLTAWLLKAGSRMGVVYTGSNGQYLVAGGQILTESGPSNVAQALMTKYYQTHDFKPLVAALKKAAVIHQGSAGPLIYAFWDPNCIFCHKLWDEIQPAIKAGKIQVDWVPVGVIKKSSPAKAAAILAAASPIKAMQLDENKFIVRTEEGGIKPMKNVPAKYHQQVVANTALFQNYGMEGTPSIVYQAGNGQWHVFPGLVSVDELLKAAH, from the coding sequence TTGAAACTCAATCGGACATTCAGATTTTGCATCCTCGCCGCATCCTTGCTGATTTCCGCACCGTCCTTCGCGGCGGAGTCGACCAGTTCCCCTCCGATACTGGCCAAGCTGCCGGGCCATCCGGAAGTCTTGTCGAGCGAGCCGGTCAAGGGGACGAATCTGACGGCCTGGCTGCTCAAGGCAGGTTCGCGCATGGGCGTGGTCTATACCGGTTCGAACGGCCAGTATCTGGTCGCCGGCGGACAGATACTGACCGAAAGCGGCCCCTCGAATGTGGCGCAGGCATTAATGACGAAGTACTACCAGACGCACGATTTCAAACCGCTGGTCGCGGCGCTGAAGAAAGCCGCCGTGATTCATCAAGGCAGCGCCGGCCCGCTGATCTATGCGTTCTGGGATCCGAATTGCATCTTCTGCCACAAGCTGTGGGATGAAATTCAGCCGGCAATCAAGGCCGGTAAAATTCAGGTGGACTGGGTGCCGGTCGGCGTCATCAAGAAGTCCAGCCCGGCCAAGGCCGCGGCCATTCTTGCCGCAGCTTCACCGATCAAAGCCATGCAGCTCGATGAAAATAAATTCATAGTGCGCACGGAAGAGGGCGGGATCAAGCCGATGAAAAACGTACCCGCCAAATACCATCAACAAGTCGTGGCCAATACCGCCTTGTTCCAGAACTATGGCATGGAGGGTACGCCGAGTATCGTCTACCAGGCAGGCAACGGGCAGTGGCATGTTTTCCCCGGACTTGTCAGTGTGGATGAACTGCTCAAGGCGGCGCATTGA